In Lentimicrobiaceae bacterium, one genomic interval encodes:
- the pdxS gene encoding pyridoxal 5'-phosphate synthase lyase subunit PdxS, with protein sequence MKRTYESHSQLVEALKGGVIMDVTNPEQAKIAEDAGAVAVMALERVPADIRKDGGVARMSDPEMITKIQASVSIPVMAKVRIGHFVEAQILETLKIDFIDESEVLTPADEENHIDKRAFKTPFVCGARNLGEAARRIAEGASMIRTKGEAGTGDVVEAVRHMRQMNKDIKILCTLDEAEVIPFCKVNGIPYDVALQVRKLNRLPVVNFAAGGIATPADAALMMQLGCDGVFVGSGIFKSGDPVKRAKAIVMATTNYKDPVKVMEASKGIGEPMVGIGISTMDDDEKFAGRGW encoded by the coding sequence ATGAAAAGAACATATGAATCACATTCACAATTAGTTGAAGCACTGAAGGGTGGAGTTATTATGGATGTTACAAACCCCGAACAAGCCAAGATAGCTGAAGATGCGGGGGCTGTAGCGGTTATGGCATTGGAACGTGTACCTGCCGATATTAGAAAAGACGGAGGTGTAGCTCGCATGTCCGATCCTGAAATGATAACAAAAATACAAGCAAGCGTTTCTATTCCGGTAATGGCAAAAGTAAGAATTGGTCATTTTGTTGAGGCTCAGATTCTTGAAACTTTAAAAATAGATTTTATTGATGAGAGTGAGGTTTTAACACCTGCCGACGAAGAAAACCATATTGACAAGCGTGCATTTAAGACTCCTTTTGTTTGTGGAGCACGTAATTTAGGCGAAGCCGCACGTCGTATTGCCGAAGGTGCATCGATGATACGTACAAAAGGTGAAGCCGGCACAGGCGACGTTGTTGAAGCTGTTAGACACATGCGTCAGATGAATAAAGACATTAAAATATTATGCACACTCGACGAAGCCGAAGTTATTCCTTTCTGCAAAGTAAACGGAATCCCATACGATGTTGCCCTACAGGTACGCAAACTAAATCGCTTGCCGGTGGTTAATTTTGCTGCCGGAGGTATAGCTACTCCTGCCGATGCTGCACTTATGATGCAATTGGGTTGCGATGGTGTTTTTGTAGGTTCGGGAATATTTAAATCGGGTGATCCGGTTAAAAGAGCAAAAGCAATTGTAATGGCAACAACAAATTATAAAGACCCTGTTAAAGTTATGGAAGCTTCGAAAGGCATTGGCGAACCAATGGTTGGAATTGGAATATCAACAATGGACGATGACGAGAAATTTGCCGGCAGAGGTTGGTAA